The window agttgcccatctacgaaatTATATTCCTTGTctattaaaaaacaaaagtttccAATGTTGGTTCAGGTTTATTTAAGTAATAGAGCAATCAAGCAATATAttaatttccatattttcaaatttttgcgaAGATTTCGTTCATTTCACTTAAAATGAACATAAGACCGATTTTCTGACGTAAGACCTTTGACTTTATTACAATCAATGGAAATATTAATGCGCCGAAGTGCCACAAGAGGTCAGTTTGCACTGCAAACTTTTCAACTACATCACTTCAATCAACAGAGAACGCCACCAACACTAGAACACGCTGGTTTGTTGATCCTCTACTGTTATAAATATTATTGAATAATTCTCAATGACTCAGTAATCAAAAAAGGCCTATTGCAATCACCtcaattaatcaaattttaaattttcaatgtaaattcACTTTTCTTCAATTGCTTTCAATTAATCGTTTTCTAGCAAAATTGTTGCTTCACCGAATTGCAGAATCTCCGATGCACGTTCCACTGGTTTTTGTTTCGAATTCTAAATCGATTGAACGAGTCTGATGTATAAAATGCAAGTTTACATAAAATGCCTTGCTctaaaatcaaacattttgagataaaaaaacttaattttctggtttcaaaaataaaatttgttttttaacaaGCTAATTTTGTGTGACCGTGTTTCTGTTGTCTATAGTTTTGTGCATGGAGCACAAAGAAagatataaacaaaaattttatttgacggTCGGtacgtttcattttgaaaattactaTATTACGTTAATCATACAATTATAgcttgaattgaattttataagTCTTCTACGAATTTGAATTCGAATATGAATCCGGTCGTTACAATTTAATGCAATTTGGATACTAAACATGTAAGAATGAAGTTAAAGATTTGAAACAATACTATCTCTAGCAATCAAACTACTTTttttaaggtggtgaaagtgTCAAGTAGCGATAGAGTAttgtttgaaatcaatctttcAATCCCTTTTGTAGCTctaacgaagtaacagatcagACTTGCCGTCTCTGAAAGGTTAAAATAGTTTCTaacagaatcttgaaatcggacgcattttccattggacttttttatatttgcctagattggtattggtccctagaaccaaaaaccactttcaaaaaaattcttcgaagcttgtgtggctggtggaaggtgatcgaaaactgaaaacatggacttttcttacagaaatttctccaggtacacgagccgtacagggtcgtgtggggtgtcattagaaaggtaattgcatgtacttccggggcaaatagggtcttattgggtttaaaattcatccacactgagatatgtacagttgacgttttcaaccgaaaaaagactgaaaattcACTCTTTTcatacagaaatttctcgaggtacacgaaacgtacatggtcgtgtggggtgtcatatgaaaggtaattgcatgtactttcaggagaagtagagcttacggaagttgtgtagagtgtgaactttgcgaccagagcgaagcgaggaccgtaattcacacaaatttcatttttattcaaaatgtaaGCAAGAAATACGCCCTCTTTGCACCGTCTTTTTGCAGACAATGAGACTTAAGCATCCCTTGTTTAAAAATATTGGAATCAATaagttttctttgtttattctgaaaattcgttttcataaaataaaagggatgaacaatttatgacaaagCAAGTCAAAGAGCTGCTTCGAGCAAAAtcattttatgatatttttgttacaattacaaaaatctgttgagaaaatcagtcagtcaaatgacctgacccacccaaaaggtTGGGCCTAGCTATtattaaatagaatttttttgtccGGTGTCTGATGTACATGGGTCGTTGGAATCAAAACCTTCAATCGGTGACAATTTCATATTTCTGAACAAGTATCAGGGGCAGCAATCTTTAATCAATTATGGAATCGGCTGATTGTTGTTAGCGGTACAATTTAATTATGACCCTGATTAtttgttttatgattttaagTCCGACATTTGGACTCTGAATGATATTGTAATGTTGTCTTTAAGTTACATGACAATCATATTTGAAGCAAGGGTTTGCAACTCAATTGGAtggattatatttttttttaaataaaatgatccaTCATTTCGAATGTAGAACTTCTTGTTGTAGTAGAATTTGAATGCGAAACACAAATGCAGaaacaacagaaaatgaattaaGATAAAGTCAACGATTCTACTCTTTGAAACTCAATtggaaatgaattgaaaagaaGACAAAGGTTCgaagaacattttttcagGTATTGAAACCAATCCCTGTGCACATAACATACCTACATGTATACTCTGTGTTAGGTCTAGTAGTTGCCGGTCTGTTTGCAGCATCATCGACGTATGGTGCATAACGTGCGTGAAGAAGATAGTACTATATCGATGGCATAGTGTCATTCTCCTCCCACTCACacgtttttctaaaatttcgttttacaaGGATTCGTCTAGGTCCTTGTATTATCTTTGAAAAACATGTTTAGACATGCATTCATTCAGTTAAAAAAGATGTTATTTTCATCAATATGCAGGTATATATGGGCATTTTGAAGCATGACCAACCACCGTCACTATTTTTTGGGTTAATACAAATTAGCGTATTACAGATGGCAAAGAATCCCCAGCAATATAATAGCGGATTATATGACTTCCACCTGTGTAAAGTCTCGTGCCCAATGACTTGTGCACAACGGCCGAGCGTAGACATTTTCACAATTAGTAAACTATTCCACAGATTTAATCAATGATACTCCGATCCTTAAATCTTTTATGATTTGTCTAGAATTCAACCAACAAAGTACCATTGACTGAATCGAATCTCGATCTTATTTGCTTAATAAGTGAACGAATTCGATCTCAATTCAGTCACAAATTCGTCCCATTTAATTGAGAACTGTTATAAATATAATGGTTGGTGGGGTCGATGATGCCCGATGAAATCATGTCCAATACAACctaaatacaatttctaatcGACCtcaataaattcgaaattcagtTCGATTGTCACCtgaatttatttgattcaaaaatttggcagCACAAAAATCGAGTATATTTACGTTGGGACCGTGTTTCACGATGCACCCAAACCACCCATATAAGCACATACCAGCCAACTATCAAAACGCATACATATGCACTATTTCGCGGTGCATAGGGGATGATAAAGTTCATTGTGTTCGAATTGATTCATTTTGCTAGTTTCGCAGTTTcgacttcctttttttatagAGTGTTGTAAAATCGTTCTTGTGATATTATTCTTATAATTCGATTAATGTATAAGTGTAACGTTTAAGTAGTTCTAAATTACCAGTTCTATTCAGTGAGACTATATGCGTTGTTTACGCCGACTATGAGGTCAACTAATTTGTGAAATATGTTTAGGAAGcaggaaattttcattttttctttgcaaaattgaaattttgtaaatgaacTTTTACAATGTTGAAAACAATGCACCCCAACTTCCCCGCACGAAATATCTTAAGCACGTCTTACATTTGACGTTAGAGGAAATGTTCAATGGAACTACACGGAAATTGGCTGTGAACAAGAACGTACTATGTGTTTCGTGCCAGGGACGTGGAACACTATGTGCTATGACTGAAAGCTTTGACACCTGTGATGAGTGTAACGGTCTGGGTGTCCAACTAGTGATAAGGAAAACTAGTCATAATATGGAGGAGCATGTGGAACGAGAATGTGATTCTTGTTGGGGAAAAGGTGAACTTATCACTGCTAAGCAGCGATGTTCCAAATGCGAGGGCAGAAAAGTCGTTGCCGAACAGTGTATTTTGATTGTGAAAGTAAAGCGAGGAACGAGACATggtcaaaaaattatttacaaagaTGAAGGAACTCAAGAGCCTAATATGAGGCCGGGCGATGTGATTGTTATAATGGAAGCGATTGATCATCAGACATTTAAGCGGCAAGGAGACGATTTGATCATGAGTATGCCGTTGGACTTAGTTGAATCGCTGTGCGGATTTGAAAAAGTTGTGACCACTTTGGACAAACGAAAGCTGTGCATACGCAGTCGCTGCGGAGAGGTGATGCAAGATAATGAAATCAAGTGTCTCGATGGTGAGGGTATGCCGAAATATGCAAATCCGAGTGAAAGGGGACGACTGATCATCCAATTCCAAGTCAAACTACCAGATAGGATTCGTTCGCGGCATGTGGCTTCACTTGAAGAATGTCTGCCACCTCGAGAGCACGTTGACATTCCACTGGATGCGATTGAATGCAATATGGTAAGAAGAAATTCCTTTATCCTTTCCGAAACAGAAAGTATTGTTTTCCCTATGTTCTTCAGATTGATCTGCCACCGGATTATGAGACTTACAATTCACCATATGATCCGAACGAAGAAGATTATATACCGGACCAAAACTATGACCAACAATACGAAATGCACGATCAATACGACCACGAAAATGGGATGCATCAATACGGTGCAGATGATCACTACGATGACCAAGGTATATATTATCAAGACGACGATTATGCAATTCCCGAAAATTATGAACATGCTGGCGATTACGAGCAACAGTATTACTACAGCCAACAAGTGTACGATCCGCACACATCCACTTTCCAGCAGGAACAATTTTACCAAAAGGACAACGATTGTGAATCGCTGGAATCGTATGATCAACGCAACAACAGTATCGCTTCGGTGACTAAAGAAACTTATTCCGAATTTACCAAatgaacttaaaaaaaacaactgaatATTGTGATGATTGTTAGGTGTATTAACGATGTGTTTTAATGAGTTGGGAAAgtcgacagaaaaaaaaacaggcaGTCGAGATGGAACCGAggtcttttcatatttttttttctgttgacggCGACTTCCCAATTATGATATTATCTTCAAATGGTGTCTATGATAACGAGCTCGTTTGTTAGAGATGTAATATTTAATTGTGTTCattcgaaaacaaaacaaaaaaaaagatgtgtTGTAGCATGCGAATAAATGTCTAACCGTTAATCACGTAATTCGGAAACTAAGGTCTTTTCATGGTATCCCCGAGAATTTATTGTAGCTCTGAGACTCACACCCTGAAGCAGCGCTGAAAATGTATCTACGCATCATGTCTGTTGAACACTTGAACCACGAGCCCAATACGATAATTTACATACAGGCGGGTTGGTAGGTATCGTAAATGGTTGTTTAATTTCACCGGACAACATACATAGTTAAAATGAGTTGTAAGTAATTGGTGCATAATACCCGAGAGGAATAAATTATTCGCAAACGACAGTCCTACAATAATCCATCGAATTCTTCAATGTCCTTTACTTCCGACACTCATATCAGCGACGACGGTTAAATCAGTTCATTTTTAATTGTGGAATAGCCATTAAACTTCCATTCGAAAATACTAATGAAAACCATGTGTCAATACGAATGTAAAGCCATCCAAGAACATGCggtcaaatttgaaatgtGAGTGGGAAAAGTGTGTGATGCACCTTTGAAATGTCATTGAACAGAAGCAATGAAATCGAAGGCGTCGAGGGTAATTGATTTGAGCACAGGCCACGAACTATATGTAATCCACCATATTAGCGTGTCGCTTTGATGGTTTACATATTTTGTCATTGGAGTTGTGAGTAAATTAACTACAGTGACCCAAGTACAATCCATGTAAAATTGAATAGTGGACCCTCAATACGGATTTTTTAGAGTGATTaacgaaatataaaattgttgaaaaaactaaataattcaattgtCTCCGCCACaactaataaatttttcaatttgatttattttcgtttgtttatgTCTGTCTACAACAGCCTGACGGAAGACCAAAACAAAGTCCAAATTATTGCAAAAGTTCTAGCGAAAGACAGTTaatgtttttcgattttaattgatAGATTGAATCAAGAATGGGAAGGGAATAAAGAAATCTAcagaatttttgataaatgatATGATGgataagaaattaattttgttcaatTGCGATACTTCGTACTGTTAGAGAAATTAAAGTGAGAAGCATAGGAAAGAAtagacatttttttcagagatttataaaatggtgaaaaaaaattaaattcctaaaatgtccaaaaattttcatttgaaaatctgCCTCACTTCAACTTCTATAAAATGTAGCTGTGGTCTGTACAAACACTCGACAGCTGATTGTCAAAAATGCACCAGTAAGTGGAAGACAGAAGCATTGCCCTGGTTTTCCGTCCTACTCATTTATTTTACACCGTTCACCTACGGTTTCAAACCATCTACCACTCATACAGCATTTCCAGAGCAATTTTTAATGACACACAACAAGAGccaaaaaatgattaaacTGTGATGTTGGTTCACTTTGGCGTTGAGCAATGGGAAACATATTTCCTTGGATGGTATTCGTTGGGTAACATTTTTTGCTACTTTTTTATCGACTTGGAGTAATTCTGTAACTTGCCAACTGTGTAGCTGCTGACGTAATACTTAGCAAAATTTTATAAGACCTACTGTTAACGATTTAAAGGCCTTTAACACTTCATGTACAGTGACTTCCTTGAATGATCTATTAAGATGGTAGTAGACTTTGCATCTTCTCTGACGTCAGGTCTCATTTGCATTTACTATAGAAATTCGGAATATTAACTTACCGTCATGTACATACCAGTTAGCAACTTCTTTCAccgagtgatttttttaattcagtaATTCAgttcgatttcaaaaatttgtcccaaacatttctattattttcGGTTGGGattgaatttcaaacattttctgcaCAATACAGACATATTCACACCAACAAATACATAATATTCTACTTATCTTATCTTATCGCTCAGTATCGTTGCATAAATTAAATATACGTTTTAGTGCATTGAACCACTTATCTCATAGTGAACCATCATTTTTTACTATGGTTAATTTTAAGCGTCTTTTATGCGAAATATCAAGGGAATTTGGTAAGGGTTGCTCGACTTGAACTTATTAACGCAGCAATTATGATTGTGTGTGTACGGTTATCTATTAATTACTCCGAGGACATTCGACACAGTGCAGTGTTATAATTGCCCTGTTTTCTGACCCTTATTCGGTTCACTTACTTCATACGAATACGATGTCCATGATTTGAACTGAGATAGACTTAACTGATTATTgataaatgaataattttttttaccacaCACATGATACATTAAGACCGAGTAAACCATCTTTCTTACCcaccgaaaattaatttccgcTCCTCGTTCCAAATTGCGAATTTACTAGAAGACCAACAGCGATTCTAGCATTGTTGTCCAATATCAAGCCCAGCTGGCGATTACATTATGATCTTAAATAACTGACACGGAATTCAATAGTTTTCGCAGGGTCAAGTTTTGGTGGAGTTTAATTTCTCTTGATATCATTGCAACGAGaattaattatgttttcttttcaaaattactCTAAAAATCGTTCAATTGCATTTCGTTATGTTCTCCTTTTTGATGCAACGGTAAAATCAGTTAATTTTCCTTCTGgaaaaatcattattttccCCATTCGGAAATACGTATGAAAACCATGTGTCAATACGAATGTATTACCATCGATGGGCATGCAGTCGAATTTGAAATGTAAGTGGGAAAACGTTGATGCACCTATATTAAGCTGTTGAACAGaaacattgaaatttaatgCTTATACGCTATACCACTTCGTACAACAATCCGATTCTCGGCATAgtatttgttttcattttacttgaGATAGTGATTGTGACCCTTAATTCGCTTGACTCAAAGTGAGGAGGGTCTTACGGCGGAACCACtatgattttttgaaaatgttgtgcATTGGCAAAAactttacatacaaaaaacgACCGTAGCGCATGTTCCCACGATAACTCCAATAATTCTTcaacgattttcttaaaaaaaaaaaaatagtcagTTGACCCGCCCCTTCTTAGTGGTGGGACCCAGTTTATTAAATTGACAATAGTCCATTAAAATGGTCTCTACCTTAACAGCTTTTCAAGCAGTTCGATGTCTGACAATTTTTACACTAACCAACGACATgagaatacaaacaaaacatacaaacgtttttttaacGACATAAGAAGTTGCGTGCTAAACTGTTCAACATTTTATGAGAATGTATTATATCAGATTGTGACCATATTTGCGTGgattttgttctattttttcttcaacacAACCTCTATAGCAGccaaactaggaaaattaaggtggttaaactgtacagtgtattttgtcatagaaaatttaacactttcaaaaataaattaaatgaagtattgAGCAGCgatgtcattttttgtgttgaaacaCAGCTTTGCTACTAGcacgaacatagaaaatattcggaggctgatgaaatcataGTAGTCACTGCGTTTATGTAATACAGAGAGATGCCTtctttcgttgtatgagttaaaacatacaattcaaacaatcctaagcggtagctcgtatcactgaagcctccaaatttgacacttgtcaattcagtgttcatgctagtagcagggctgtggttgaaaatattacggCTACTGTTACCATTTCGGTGTTTCGAAAatatagtacattgaatgacaaggggcgaaagtaaaaaaattcaaccgtgtgcgagagttgatgcccgcgccgaaggcaagggcctcaatcgcacaggttgaatttttttacttttgacccgagtcgttcatactattttttttgataccaacatcgaaagttgatacgtatcgcaaacaacagaacaaaatgttgaaatatgaaggcatttagccagaaaatgcgggggtccagggggcgggagccccctggtataccaaaaatttaattatttagccgtcacaacaacaacacacacaaaaattaacaaataaataacaaatcattcagcaacacaaagtatcaacttcgtatgttaatttcaataagagcactggcgcacgctttatttcaattttgatcgcagtacacttattgacaagagtcgaccattacattatgtagtcgactttcgcattatgtatattgactttcgctttatgtattctttctttctccccgctcaaacacataacttgcatttttttactttcgccccggatttcgagggcgaaagtatcaactttcgatgttggtatcaaaaaatgactattgtgtacctgttttggacgattgattttaggcaatttcgcggattgtaggccgaacgaagtgaggcttacaagcgaaagtgccttaaatcaaccgtcccaaacaggtgcacatgtaagttttcatgcagagggccggaaacccgagaaaattcgaaaaattgacctcattttcggccccgaagcatgaaaataacCATTGTGTTTGTGACgtgtttttttacgttttgcTCCGTTATTTTGATGTACAAAAACGAATTAAAGttcaaaatttgtctttttcgaGTGACGTCgatattgctttaaaaaagaGCGCGGCACGGCCACTCTGTTACAAAAAGGCAGTGTcacatttatcaaaataaggtggtattttgactgcgtcaaaacgaagtttggttgCTGGAGACGGTAATGgcttattaaatttatttagaaaaaatttactttataCGGTCAACCATCGAATGTTTTCCGGATGgcaatagtcatttgtgtacctgttttggacgattgattttaggcaatttcgcggattgtaggccgaacgaagtgaggcttacaagcgaaagtgccttaaatcaaccgtcccaaacaggtgcacatgtgagttttcatgcagagggccggaaacccgagaaaattcgaaaaattgccctcatttttggccccgaagcatgaaaatgtattttgccAATAGCACACGGTGGTGCGGCTGAACaactttattttgaaaagtgaTAAGCCATCGCTACTATTGCATGAGGGATCTCCACAAGTAGTTTTGAcatgaatttaaaatattgtacTTGGCGCCTTTTAAAGAAAGTTGATTTAGTTCCATTTAGAATTGACCCCTGATCACGAAaatgcaataatttttttttttttaagttcggACCTCGCGTAATTGGATTAATAACTACTACTAGAGATTGAAACAATAATTTCGTGTAAAAATGTTGCCGACTATGGCTTTTTTCAAGAATTGTAACACTTTGGAAGCTATGGGTCCCATGAATGGAAACTGAAATAATCGAAATGTTGGTCACGATAAAATCCTTTGTTATCACTTCTGTCCAGTTTCTGCACAATAATTCAATAGACGTGTAAAgtcaatttgtttgtttacactGACCAACAATGTTTCATTGTAGTGACGATGTTTAATTGAAAACTAAACTCATTAATTTAGTGTCTTAGTCTAAGGTATTCATTGTTTGTTGTAAATTAACGTAaataaatgtgtaaaattacgaaaatttttaaattaagccACTGTTGATGACCTCGAACTGAGTGTCGAAAAATTTCTGGTAAATAAAAGAATCTGAGCAACATCGAATAAACTCTTTAAATTCTTAATCTGCTCatcactgaaaaaatgaaataatcgaGTTATAGCTCGTTTTGTAGGGAATTTAAGTTGCTATCAAACGAATATAAGGTTGATGCAAAATATTCTCCGGTTGCAAACCGAGTCGACAAAATTGTCACGAAAAAACGcagtcgaaatttttcacaaaaaacggATGCAAATTGTTTCTGATTGCTCATTTATCAACTATAGCACCATTAAGAACGATTAGAAACAATTATGCAATATTTCAAAGTCTTAGGatctaaattatttaaaaaagactTTACTCTACgtctaaaatgattttagtCTGTAAATAATGTAAAGATTTGCATTATATTTAATATACCAAATTCGGGTTGAAACAAATGTTCGTACAATGTTAGTGAAACTCACATGAGATTTTCTTTAGTTGTATTGTTAACGTAATTAACTTAACGATAATAAACGGATGGTTTATCTGTTCTACTcctgattataaaattaattgcttgACCAGCTGGTCAAGCAACTGAATCAAAATAGTGCACAAAAATGAAAGTCGGCCACTGTAGTGAACATTATGTAACAAACATTTaagagtgtttatcatccgtaagacccatgactttcagtcgaGTGAATAATTGGATGTAAGTATAACAAGATATCGACTTTTCATAAGTCAAATAAATTCTTAGATTGatcaaaaatttgcataagTTGTCTGATCGTCCCTGTTTTGATATTCCGACTTTGACGATTAAAAAGATTTAAAGATTTAAGGTTAAAAGCAACTTATCAATTCCTGATGAATTTTACATTGGAAAAGGAGAAAGCGTCGATTACACtcaattttggataaattttgttataacAGATTGtattttcagcacacgacctaATTTTCTATTGTTCTTTGATTCCATTGTACAATTACGAATTTGATGGAACTTAGTTAAATCAGAGTTTTAGTGTCGAATATCGATCATTGATAACCGATAATTTTGGACTATTAATAAAGCATTGGCTTGATGTTTATTTcgtaatttctttcttttttaagtaTAATATCGCTGTGTCCCGAGACTTATTTGGCGGTGCGAGTGGAACTGGTATGTAGATCACAGTGCGGTGAATAGAAGCGATAGGTATGAATCAGAGACCGTGACTTCAACTCAAACCACTCACACTGtcgaaaaggatttttttcctaaattccTTACTTTTTAGGTTCAAGGAGCAAGCGAAATTGATTCAGTTGATGAATTGTGCTTGGTCAGAAAGGAATCCACGACAGTTTTAGTAGAAATTGATGGTGTCGTACAAGACAGTCCCATGAATCAGTAATCTGTCTCACCAACGTTAGTTTCAGTCCGTCGACTCTTCTCAATATGTAGCAGATCTTTTGTATCACGAAATTCATGAATTCATTCATCGTCATTCTTGTTTACAATTGATTGCTAAATCGTCTGTAAAAGCATTATGggaaacacaaaattgttttcccaTAATGATATCGCATATTGTCGGTTTTAAACAGTAACGTTGGCTAAGAGTTTGTGGTATACACGCCCGTCCCATCGCATATAAAATTATCTTAGTTAATCCGCTCATTAGCCAAGTTTTATAACCACAAGCCTAATTACAAAAGAGTCATAAAACcaatatttcgaatttttttttttggctttaTGAGGGGCAGGTAATTTCAAAACGTCTTACAAACAGATATGCGAATTTTTCGGTTAAATTATGAGATGAATCGGTATTTTATGTTGCCAAAAACTCACCACAATATAGTTTATGGATGACTAATAGTTTGTAAGGTATTATGGAGGTTTCACGAAATATTGTAAACCATTGGGTTGGGTTTATTGGATGGGTAGAAATCTTGAATAAATGCTGTATGAGTCATGAAGAGAAATCTATCGCTATCTGCGGTTTTGCAATTTA of the Bradysia coprophila strain Holo2 chromosome X unlocalized genomic scaffold, BU_Bcop_v1 contig_752, whole genome shotgun sequence genome contains:
- the LOC119070296 gene encoding dnaJ homolog subfamily A member 4-like — protein: MNFYNVENNAPQLPRTKYLKHVLHLTLEEMFNGTTRKLAVNKNVLCVSCQGRGTLCAMTESFDTCDECNGLGVQLVIRKTSHNMEEHVERECDSCWGKGELITAKQRCSKCEGRKVVAEQCILIVKVKRGTRHGQKIIYKDEGTQEPNMRPGDVIVIMEAIDHQTFKRQGDDLIMSMPLDLVESLCGFEKVVTTLDKRKLCIRSRCGEVMQDNEIKCLDGEGMPKYANPSERGRLIIQFQVKLPDRIRSRHVASLEECLPPREHVDIPLDAIECNMIDLPPDYETYNSPYDPNEEDYIPDQNYDQQYEMHDQYDHENGMHQYGADDHYDDQGIYYQDDDYAIPENYEHAGDYEQQYYYSQQVYDPHTSTFQQEQFYQKDNDCESLESYDQRNNSIASVTKETYSEFTK